One Ostrea edulis chromosome 2, xbOstEdul1.1, whole genome shotgun sequence genomic region harbors:
- the LOC125678704 gene encoding pyroglutamylated RF-amide peptide receptor-like → MEIEVQTEYNFTKLVNALDVRNSIYGSLLILISAFILASNGLLICVIYSSKYLHRCQNAFVMCLAIGDILNGFVEGPFLAHIVLNRPEQVPPQACPFVLFINYSTKATTSFSLMMLSIERCLAVSKPLKYARLVTIRSCTISVVLICVFSVLISSLPLLRERFIYDKFKCRFEGDTTMHTKIFIITYMGLSRMLPMLVIWICIATILYNARTRFKCSSMIAAVPFTVTPVAYPLNLRKITLKALRSLLYLTITFSVLTIICCSSGIPRTIRNFEFPPGYEMALEFTSLSHYFITPVMILIFNKQYQNRIVSLCCTRCGKKNRVGQDQYP, encoded by the coding sequence ATGGAAATCGAGGTCCAAACTGAATACAATTTTACAAAACTGGTGAATGCTTTGGATGTGCGAAATTCTATATACGGATCTCTTCTGATATTAATTTCTGCATTCATTTTAGCAAGCAATGGATTGCTAATATGTGTTATTTATTCCTCAAAATATCTACATCGATGCCAGAATGCGTTCGTGATGTGTTTGGCGATTGGTGACATTTTGAATGGATTTGTCGAGGGCCCATTTCTTGCCCATATTGTTTTGAACCGTCCTGAGCAGGTGCCTCCTCAAGCGTGCCCATTTGTGCTTTTCATCAATTACTCTACTAAAGCTACCACCTCCTTCAGCCTCATGATGTTGTCAATAGAAAGATGTCTTGCTGTTTCCAAACCTCTGAAGTATGCGCGCCTCGTAACGATTCGTTCATGTACGATTTCTGTGGTTTTAATATGTGTCTTTTCGGTTCTCATCTCTTCGCTACCGCTACTGAGAGAACGCTTCATATACGATAAATTCAAGTGTCGTTTTGAAGGCGACACCACTATGCACACCAAAATcttcattatcacctacatgGGTCTTTCGAGGATGCTGCCGATGTTAGTGATCTGGATTTGTATAGCGACCATTCTCTATAACGCCAGGACCAGATTCAAATGCTCGAGTATGATAGCAGCTGTACCCTTCACGGTGACGCCAGTAGCGTATCCTCTCAATCTGAGGAAGATCACACTAAAGGCCCTGCGGTCCCTACTCTATCTTACCATTACGTTTTCTGTGTTGACAATTATCTGTTGTTCTTCAGGGATTCCGAGAACAATTCGGAACTTCGAGTTCCCACCAGGGTATGAAATGGCTTTAGAATTTACTTCTTTGTCGCACTATTTCATTACGCCGGTGATGATTCTCATATTCAACAAACAATACCAAAACCGGATTGTATCTCTGTGTTGTACGCGATGCGGGAAGAAAAACCGGGTGGGACAGGATCAGTACCCATAA